The sequence TGGGCATATAAAGCATTGCCCAGCAATAATGCAACAAAAAAGGTGGTTGCAAAAAGCCAATTATGGGTAGAAATTTTCATGTTGGTTAATTTATTTGTTAATCAAGAATCCTGTAAGTCAATCTATTCCATTCATTGACGCATGCTGTTGTGGGGTGTCAAATATGGCCTTCTCCTAATATTGTGAAAACCCCTACCTGACGATCCCAAAAGACGAGCAATCAATAAAACCCCTGCTACCTGCAGACTGAAATTACCGATCGCTCAGGTAATCGACAATCTCCTGGTGTTCATTATCTATTGCCAGTTGCATGGCGGTTTTCCCGTCTTTATTCAGGCCATCTTTTCTGGCGCCGGCGTCAAGTAATAATTTGACCTGGTCCAAATATCCTTCCCTGCAGGCCAACATCAGAGGGGTGTTGCCATCCCCGGCTACATGGTTCACATCTGCTCCATGATCAATGAGGAATTTGGATAATTCGGGCTTTTCCCAGATGATGGCAGCGGCCAGATTGGTATAACCTGCTGCCTCTCCTTCGGGAATAGGATTATCCACATCAGCCCCATGAGAGACCAGTATTTCCAGCACCCTGATAGCAGGTGGCTCTTTGGATACACAATAGCTACGCACCGCATTGTCAAAAGCAGAGGTTCCCAGCTTATTTTCTGCATTTACATCTGCTCCCTTTTCCAGCAACAGCCTCACTATATCGCCGGTTTTATCGCCTTTTCCTGCCCATACCAATGGGGTAGCTCCATCATCGGCAATCACGTCCACACGGGCACCTTTATCAAGAAGAAATTGAACCATATTCAGGTTTCCGCGGTAACAAGCCGTGTTGACCAGATAGCTGCCGCGTTCCCTTTGGTTTACATCAACACCATTGTTGATAACGATTTTAGCCGAGTCGTACTGGCGCATGAAAATGTGCCTCATGGCCACGGATATATCCTGACCAGGTGAA is a genomic window of Bacteroidales bacterium containing:
- a CDS encoding ankyrin repeat domain-containing protein, with translation MKYIKPIILGIFGLFLFFDSPGQDISVAMRHIFMRQYDSAKIVINNGVDVNQRERGSYLVNTACYRGNLNMVQFLLDKGARVDVIADDGATPLVWAGKGDKTGDIVRLLLEKGADVNAENKLGTSAFDNAVRSYCVSKEPPAIRVLEILVSHGADVDNPIPEGEAAGYTNLAAAIIWEKPELSKFLIDHGADVNHVAGDGNTPLMLACREGYLDQVKLLLDAGARKDGLNKDGKTAMQLAIDNEHQEIVDYLSDR